Proteins encoded within one genomic window of uncultured Desulfobacter sp.:
- a CDS encoding DUF2238 domain-containing protein: MIKKMNEYCPHLLLAIYILEFGILAINPYDRSVWWAENLPVLIPGLILVVTYKLFKLSNLSYFLIAFFFMFHTVGGHFTFERTPFDYFNDLLSRLQFDFIFPDDRNNFDRVGHFLVGILAYPVSEFFLRKKWVSNIPTAIFLGIVALGFWGALYEVIEMYYAVYQGGSSGASFLGSQGDVCL, from the coding sequence TTAGCCATATATATTTTAGAATTTGGGATATTAGCCATAAATCCATACGACAGATCTGTATGGTGGGCAGAGAACCTTCCTGTTTTAATTCCTGGATTAATTTTGGTAGTTACATATAAGCTTTTCAAGCTTTCCAACTTGTCCTATTTTTTGATAGCGTTTTTTTTCATGTTTCATACGGTTGGCGGTCATTTTACTTTTGAAAGAACGCCTTTTGATTATTTTAACGATTTGCTGTCTCGCTTACAATTTGATTTTATTTTTCCTGACGATAGAAACAATTTTGATAGAGTTGGCCATTTCTTAGTAGGGATTTTAGCATATCCTGTTTCTGAATTCTTTTTACGCAAGAAATGGGTTTCAAATATCCCAACTGCTATCTTTCTTGGGATTGTTGCCTTAGGTTTTTGGGGGGCATTGTATGAAGTTATTGAAATGTATTATGCAGTCTACCAAGGCGGTAGTTCAGGCGCATCATTTTTGGGCTCTCAAGGTGATGTCTGTCTCTAA
- a CDS encoding SIMPL domain-containing protein (The SIMPL domain is named for its presence in mouse protein SIMPL (signalling molecule that associates with mouse pelle-like kinase). Bacterial member BP26, from Brucella, was shown to assemble into a channel-like structure, while YggE from E. coli has been associated with resistance to oxidative stress.), protein MKDSLFSLGITLMIGLIVAGYLISDGIKTVKLANRYVTVKGLSEKTVKATMAAWNISFTSMGDSFESAISKNKTDQEMLVKYLKEAGLPDKDIEVGTPRVQQGHYTKDGKSVEQYEIQHSILIKSKDVDLVKSITGRSSEILQLGIALSGWDAPNYYFTELNTIKPDMIAQATVNARKAAEKFAQDSQSKVGNIRIARQGPFSFNGVARGMSETQQIEKVVRVVITTDYFLID, encoded by the coding sequence GTGAAAGATTCATTATTCTCTTTGGGGATCACACTTATGATCGGTTTGATAGTAGCTGGGTATCTTATCAGTGATGGAATAAAAACTGTCAAACTTGCCAATAGATACGTTACCGTAAAAGGGCTCTCAGAGAAAACTGTAAAGGCAACTATGGCTGCCTGGAATATCTCTTTTACTTCCATGGGGGATTCCTTTGAGAGCGCGATCTCCAAAAACAAAACGGATCAGGAAATGTTAGTGAAGTATCTTAAGGAGGCCGGCTTGCCGGACAAGGACATTGAGGTTGGCACGCCCCGGGTACAGCAGGGCCACTACACTAAAGATGGAAAAAGCGTTGAACAATATGAAATTCAGCATTCAATTCTAATAAAATCTAAAGACGTTGATTTGGTAAAATCGATTACCGGCCGGTCGAGCGAAATTCTGCAACTCGGTATCGCTCTATCTGGGTGGGATGCACCCAATTACTATTTCACCGAATTGAATACCATTAAACCTGATATGATTGCGCAGGCAACTGTTAATGCACGCAAAGCAGCCGAAAAATTTGCTCAGGATTCTCAAAGCAAAGTCGGCAATATTCGTATAGCGCGCCAGGGACCGTTTAGTTTCAATGGTGTTGCACGAGGTATGTCCGAAACACAACAAATTGAAAAGGTCGTAAGGGTCGTTATTACAACTGACTACTTTTTGATTGATTAA
- a CDS encoding amino acid permease, with protein sequence MSSNSTESAPGRLGTFAGVFTPSVLTILGIILFLRLGYVVGSAGLGEALIIIAVANLISVLTSFSLAAVATNMKVGGGGDYYLISRTLGIEFGGAIGVVLFLAQSVSIAFYCIGFGEALAAILGLTGHVTVQLIAGTALLFLFLLAWIGADLATKFQYVVMVFLILALLSFYIGGIRQWDSGLLMENWVAKDGTASFWILFALFFPAVTGFTQGVSMSGDLEDPGRSLPKGTFAAVFLSILVYFSVAVVFAASTPLKILVGDYGAMEQIALYGWLISGGVIAATLSSAMASFLGAPRILQSLASDKIFSFLVPFAKGYGASGNPRRGVLLSFGIAAATVLMGQLDLIAGVVSMFFLISYGLLNYATYFEASAESPSFRPRFRWYSKKISLVGALICLGVMLSIDFKTGIAAVAILFAIFQYLKRVAAPARWADSRRSYHLKLVRENLLGAQKVPEHPRDWRPYVLALSNDDEHMAQLLDFSALIEGKSGITTAVRILQARGYRAVKLKADAEKDLARIIYEKESSAFSLVLSSESPTNALTVLCQSFGLGPVKANTVLLNWNEQYVKNDDPIRFHDNQALIRPAVQSGCNIILWDEKERHDVTEDSDKQRTIDVWWQDDDTSRLMLLLAYLITRDDHWEDAQIRLLACYLDRDNEQIMQMLADTLDEYRIQAEPKIILGMNEAVFFKTSGQADLVFLPVSLKNEDALMFGDLRADRLLPGLKSVAMVMAAQKIELDSSPEEGRAGELAILFDELKHAEKRVEAAKKRAQQAAKSATEFIKDADEIQFNDPNLLTHLKEKIALQEKSEEANKKVLKEQAKLKDISQRAKDEGLAVDNEDQ encoded by the coding sequence ATGTCATCAAATAGCACCGAGTCCGCTCCCGGACGCTTAGGTACGTTTGCCGGTGTTTTTACACCCAGCGTTTTGACCATCCTCGGGATTATTCTTTTCCTGCGTTTGGGATATGTGGTGGGGTCTGCCGGGCTTGGTGAGGCTTTAATAATCATTGCCGTAGCTAACCTGATTTCAGTTTTGACCAGTTTTTCCTTGGCTGCCGTTGCTACCAATATGAAGGTTGGCGGCGGCGGTGACTATTATTTGATTTCAAGAACCCTTGGCATAGAATTCGGCGGGGCTATAGGCGTTGTATTGTTTCTGGCGCAGTCCGTGTCCATCGCCTTTTATTGCATTGGTTTCGGAGAGGCGCTGGCCGCCATCCTGGGTCTGACCGGCCATGTCACGGTGCAGCTGATTGCAGGTACCGCGTTGCTGTTTCTTTTTTTGCTGGCATGGATCGGCGCGGATCTGGCAACCAAGTTCCAGTATGTGGTCATGGTGTTTTTAATCCTGGCACTGCTCTCTTTTTATATTGGCGGTATCCGGCAGTGGGATTCCGGACTGTTGATGGAGAATTGGGTTGCCAAGGACGGTACGGCTTCCTTTTGGATTTTGTTCGCACTGTTTTTCCCGGCGGTGACCGGGTTTACCCAAGGGGTGAGCATGTCCGGCGACCTTGAGGATCCGGGTAGAAGCCTGCCCAAAGGCACCTTTGCCGCGGTTTTTCTCTCCATACTTGTCTATTTTTCCGTGGCTGTGGTGTTTGCCGCTTCCACGCCGCTGAAAATTTTGGTTGGTGACTACGGTGCCATGGAACAGATTGCCTTGTATGGCTGGCTGATCAGTGGCGGTGTGATTGCCGCCACGCTCTCTTCGGCCATGGCTTCGTTTCTTGGTGCGCCTAGGATTTTGCAGTCCCTGGCATCGGATAAGATTTTTTCCTTTCTTGTCCCCTTTGCCAAAGGCTATGGGGCTTCCGGAAATCCCCGACGTGGGGTGCTGCTCTCTTTCGGGATTGCTGCGGCCACTGTTCTGATGGGGCAGTTGGACCTGATTGCAGGGGTGGTCTCCATGTTTTTTTTAATTTCCTATGGCCTGCTCAATTATGCCACCTATTTTGAGGCGTCTGCCGAGTCTCCGTCTTTCAGGCCCAGGTTCCGGTGGTATAGCAAAAAAATCAGTCTTGTGGGCGCATTGATCTGTCTGGGCGTGATGCTGTCTATTGATTTTAAAACCGGGATTGCTGCCGTGGCCATCCTGTTTGCCATTTTTCAGTATCTCAAACGGGTGGCGGCCCCTGCAAGGTGGGCGGACAGCCGGCGCTCCTATCATCTTAAGCTGGTCAGGGAAAATCTGTTGGGTGCACAAAAGGTTCCCGAACATCCACGGGACTGGCGGCCCTATGTCCTTGCATTGTCCAATGATGACGAACATATGGCGCAATTACTGGATTTTTCGGCTTTGATTGAGGGAAAAAGCGGCATTACAACAGCCGTGCGGATTCTCCAGGCCCGGGGATACCGTGCCGTTAAACTTAAGGCGGATGCGGAAAAGGATCTGGCCCGGATCATTTATGAGAAAGAAAGCTCAGCCTTTTCCCTTGTACTTTCTTCAGAGTCTCCAACCAACGCCCTGACCGTGTTATGCCAGAGTTTTGGCCTTGGTCCGGTCAAGGCCAATACCGTGCTGTTGAACTGGAACGAGCAGTATGTCAAAAATGATGATCCTATCCGGTTCCACGATAACCAGGCGTTGATACGACCGGCAGTTCAGTCCGGGTGCAATATCATTCTCTGGGATGAAAAGGAACGGCATGACGTGACGGAAGATTCCGACAAACAAAGAACCATTGATGTGTGGTGGCAGGATGACGACACCAGCCGGCTCATGCTCCTTCTTGCCTATTTGATCACAAGAGACGATCATTGGGAAGATGCACAAATAAGGCTTTTAGCCTGTTATCTTGACCGGGACAATGAACAGATTATGCAGATGCTCGCCGATACTCTGGATGAGTACCGTATCCAAGCCGAACCTAAGATCATTCTGGGAATGAATGAAGCGGTGTTTTTTAAGACGTCCGGGCAGGCTGATCTGGTGTTTCTCCCTGTTTCCCTGAAAAACGAAGATGCCCTGATGTTTGGTGATCTGCGGGCTGACCGGCTTTTGCCGGGCTTGAAAAGCGTGGCCATGGTCATGGCAGCCCAGAAAATCGAACTGGATTCATCTCCGGAAGAGGGGCGGGCCGGAGAACTGGCAATTTTGTTTGATGAACTCAAGCATGCAGAAAAAAGGGTGGAGGCTGCAAAGAAAAGAGCCCAACAGGCTGCAAAATCTGCAACGGAATTTATCAAAGATGCCGATGAAATACAGTTCAATGATCCGAACTTGTTAACGCACCTTAAAGAAAAGATTGCGTTGCAGGAAAAATCCGAAGAAGCCAAT